Proteins found in one Paenibacillus wynnii genomic segment:
- a CDS encoding ABC transporter substrate-binding protein: MRKFSSMLLCLLVTGSLLSACGGNNNAAENKKGNNAPAVTNTATDAPTNAPAEDDITNRKVTIKVHYPTPDLTEIRTQEDDKIKRFQAEYPNVEIVKDDWQYNVSEIGVKMAANEAPTFFNTYATEAKFLVERGWVADVTDLWNKYEFKDQINPVLQNQFIIDGKVFGVTQKGYVTTTMINKKMLDDKGVAVPSMDWTWEDMLNTAKGVADPKKGISGIAPMGKGNEAGWNWTNFLFEAGGEIQKIEGDKVVATFNSEAGVKALDFYKKLRWEANAIPQDWALGWGDAVGAFQQGRTAMVIAGSDGVIEQALNQGGLKPEDVLTYPMPAAEKGGKHTGVLGGDYLVINPNATKDEQEMAFRYITFDYFSDKGLEALDATLQQRTTDGKYFIPPLLDYYSADSEFGKKTKAVYDKFDNVYQYSPDIMALLDGKPEAQYNTQDYYATMSNEIQELFSKKGTDSKTQLDNAAKIVQEKFFDTIKVQ; encoded by the coding sequence ATGCGTAAATTTTCCAGCATGCTGCTATGCCTTCTTGTGACAGGCTCGCTCTTGTCGGCTTGCGGCGGGAACAACAATGCAGCGGAGAATAAGAAAGGTAATAATGCACCGGCGGTGACTAACACGGCTACCGATGCACCAACCAATGCTCCGGCAGAGGATGATATTACGAATAGGAAAGTGACGATTAAGGTCCACTATCCTACACCTGACTTGACTGAAATTAGAACACAGGAAGACGACAAGATCAAACGATTCCAGGCAGAATATCCGAACGTTGAGATTGTAAAAGATGACTGGCAGTACAATGTAAGTGAAATCGGTGTGAAGATGGCTGCAAACGAAGCGCCTACTTTCTTCAATACTTATGCAACAGAAGCCAAATTTCTAGTAGAAAGAGGCTGGGTTGCCGATGTAACGGATCTGTGGAATAAATATGAATTCAAGGATCAAATCAACCCTGTTCTGCAAAATCAATTCATCATTGACGGTAAGGTTTTCGGTGTAACACAAAAGGGTTATGTTACGACAACGATGATTAATAAGAAAATGCTCGATGACAAAGGTGTTGCTGTTCCTTCCATGGACTGGACTTGGGAAGATATGCTGAATACAGCCAAAGGCGTAGCTGATCCCAAGAAGGGGATTTCGGGTATCGCTCCAATGGGTAAAGGCAACGAAGCCGGCTGGAACTGGACTAACTTCTTGTTTGAAGCCGGTGGTGAAATCCAGAAGATTGAAGGAGACAAAGTGGTTGCAACCTTTAACTCTGAAGCAGGTGTTAAAGCATTAGATTTCTACAAAAAGCTGAGATGGGAAGCTAATGCTATTCCTCAGGACTGGGCACTGGGTTGGGGCGACGCGGTTGGCGCCTTCCAGCAAGGACGTACTGCAATGGTTATAGCAGGTTCTGACGGCGTTATCGAGCAGGCGTTGAATCAAGGTGGATTGAAGCCTGAAGATGTGCTGACTTATCCGATGCCTGCGGCTGAAAAGGGCGGTAAGCATACAGGTGTACTCGGTGGGGACTATCTTGTTATCAATCCAAATGCAACCAAAGACGAACAAGAGATGGCTTTCCGTTATATTACTTTCGATTATTTCTCTGATAAAGGATTGGAAGCTCTGGATGCCACTCTTCAACAACGTACAACGGACGGCAAATACTTCATACCACCGCTTCTTGACTACTACTCAGCGGATTCCGAGTTTGGTAAGAAAACTAAAGCGGTTTACGACAAGTTCGATAATGTATACCAATATAGTCCTGACATTATGGCTCTGCTCGACGGCAAGCCTGAAGCGCAATATAACACTCAGGACTACTATGCTACGATGTCTAATGAAATTCAGGAGCTGTTCTCCAAAAAAGGTACAGATTCTAAAACACAGTTAGATAACGCCGCTAAAATTGTACAAGAGAAATTCTTTGATACCATTAAAGTTCAGTAG
- a CDS encoding carbohydrate ABC transporter permease, with protein sequence MKSADRGILSEHDLKKTSNKIVYGIMVLVIIIMVLTMLYPISMTMFNGLKSNQEVNSFPPHFIPQEWHFENLSKALEYMDLPMYLRNTLYIFAGNMIVTLVVLGMASFSISRMNVPYKKAFYFFFLMTLFIPASSYMIPNFVNLKELGLLNQYAAFWLPAGANTFYFLLLKNFFDGIHPEIFEAARIDGASEPRSFFMIAVPLSIPIFATLAIFIFSTAWNDWFWPSLVMHSEEKYTLATAVYKYVINVRALNTNIKFAILFIVTLPPVIVFLIFQKFIMRGVALSAVKG encoded by the coding sequence ATGAAGAGCGCAGATAGAGGTATTCTTTCGGAGCATGATTTGAAAAAAACAAGTAATAAAATCGTCTATGGTATTATGGTTCTGGTCATCATCATTATGGTCTTAACCATGCTTTACCCGATCAGTATGACAATGTTCAACGGGCTAAAGTCCAATCAGGAAGTAAATTCCTTCCCGCCGCACTTCATTCCGCAGGAATGGCACTTTGAGAATTTATCCAAAGCGTTGGAGTATATGGATCTGCCGATGTACCTGCGAAATACACTTTATATTTTTGCAGGCAATATGATAGTTACGCTAGTAGTGCTGGGAATGGCATCATTTAGCATCTCCCGTATGAATGTCCCTTATAAAAAAGCTTTCTATTTCTTCTTCTTGATGACCTTGTTTATTCCGGCAAGCAGCTACATGATTCCGAACTTCGTGAACTTAAAGGAACTGGGACTGCTGAATCAGTATGCGGCGTTCTGGTTGCCGGCGGGTGCGAACACCTTTTACTTCCTGTTGCTGAAAAATTTCTTTGATGGCATTCATCCCGAGATATTTGAAGCTGCACGGATCGATGGCGCCTCGGAGCCAAGAAGCTTCTTCATGATCGCTGTACCTTTGTCGATCCCGATTTTTGCGACACTGGCGATATTTATTTTCTCCACAGCTTGGAATGACTGGTTCTGGCCATCGCTGGTTATGCACTCTGAAGAAAAGTACACACTCGCAACAGCTGTATATAAATATGTAATTAATGTGAGAGCGCTCAATACGAATATCAAGTTTGCCATTTTGTTTATTGTCACCTTACCTCCGGTTATCGTATTCCTGATCTTCCAAAAATTCATTATGCGCGGGGTTGCTTTGTCGGCGGTTAAGGGATAA
- a CDS encoding carbohydrate ABC transporter permease translates to MIEQHPAIKESKPYKQNRWKKNFWGYMFLVPAIIIFIMFMWVPIFKGLLYSFYYVDFVKGNHFVGLENYSRALSDPDVLKAVKNTLYYMVLCLIIGFWVPIAFAIAISELRKFGGFVRVAAYLPFVVPGVVLYGLWRWLYDPVGPINALLTTFGLDQISFLTDPKWSMISLVFMETWQQFGSGMLIYLAAVLSIPRDWYEAAEIDGAGVWARIRHITLPSMRNLIILMLILQIIGTSQGYQSQLALLDGGPNNTTLTYALLIVKYAFTRLDYGTATALGMLMFIVLGGLGILQFKLNKEDI, encoded by the coding sequence ATGATTGAGCAGCATCCAGCTATAAAGGAAAGCAAGCCCTACAAGCAAAACCGATGGAAAAAAAACTTCTGGGGATATATGTTCCTCGTACCCGCGATTATCATCTTTATTATGTTTATGTGGGTTCCTATTTTCAAGGGGCTTCTTTACAGCTTTTATTATGTGGACTTCGTCAAAGGAAACCATTTTGTCGGTTTGGAGAATTACTCCAGGGCTTTGAGCGATCCTGATGTTTTGAAGGCCGTTAAGAACACATTGTATTATATGGTCCTCTGTCTAATCATTGGTTTCTGGGTACCGATTGCCTTTGCCATAGCCATTTCTGAATTGCGGAAATTCGGAGGTTTTGTGCGGGTCGCGGCGTATCTTCCGTTTGTTGTGCCGGGTGTCGTGTTATATGGTCTATGGAGATGGCTGTATGATCCGGTTGGGCCCATTAACGCGTTGCTAACAACGTTCGGACTCGATCAGATTTCTTTTCTGACAGATCCCAAATGGTCGATGATCTCACTTGTCTTTATGGAAACCTGGCAGCAGTTTGGATCAGGGATGTTGATATATCTGGCCGCTGTGCTCAGTATACCGAGAGACTGGTATGAAGCAGCGGAGATAGACGGTGCAGGAGTGTGGGCTCGGATTCGTCATATTACATTACCTTCGATGCGTAATTTGATCATTTTGATGCTGATCTTGCAGATTATTGGTACTTCACAGGGCTATCAATCCCAGCTGGCACTCTTGGACGGTGGTCCTAACAATACGACGCTGACCTATGCTCTGCTGATTGTGAAATATGCGTTTACAAGATTGGATTATGGAACAGCTACGGCGCTTGGCATGCTAATGTTCATTGTCCTCGGCGGTTTGGGCATTTTACAGTTCAAGCTTAATAAGGAGGACATCTAG
- a CDS encoding response regulator transcription factor produces MYNILVVDDEPLICKGLSSLLASSGLDVGHIYTALSGFEALDCIRMEDIDLLVTDIQMGAMSGIELMQHAKLAKPWVQTIVISAHETFQYAQMAVRLGAKDYLIKPLNSEQFLDSVRNVLLKMGKPSPELATFTPGMGEYFRLEEPLPEYSELLNLLLLDSTSVLSNQSSLEKLDTLGLQGPFFSIIKIKAPLTVDATNKKYSARDGLLLRYAVLNIAKELLDQEWKSIAFYSPDEEISVIIQWDEQSYAETAAGQINRLDILGRSLHFNIHKYLHVNCVVGISQILKGISFMDVLNRQASKAILWNEEHSDYYVFYYGDFNWNNYTADPSAEELHTRSNLIVQKAKEYIEENYTQKGLTIHEVAKKNHVSPNYLSYLFKKNTGFNLWEYVIKLRMEESRELILNTDLRRYEISEKVGYESPEHFSKIFKKYYGISPSDLKK; encoded by the coding sequence ATGTATAATATTCTGGTTGTAGATGACGAACCGCTAATTTGCAAAGGCCTGAGCAGCTTGTTAGCTTCTTCAGGTCTGGATGTAGGTCATATCTATACCGCACTTAGCGGGTTCGAGGCGTTGGACTGTATCCGGATGGAAGACATCGATCTACTGGTCACCGATATCCAGATGGGGGCGATGAGCGGAATTGAGTTGATGCAGCATGCCAAGCTGGCGAAGCCGTGGGTTCAGACGATTGTCATATCCGCCCACGAAACATTTCAATATGCCCAGATGGCCGTACGTCTTGGAGCCAAGGATTATTTAATCAAGCCGCTTAACAGCGAGCAATTTTTGGATTCTGTACGAAATGTTTTGCTTAAAATGGGTAAACCATCACCGGAGCTAGCTACTTTCACACCTGGCATGGGTGAGTATTTCCGCCTGGAGGAGCCACTTCCTGAATATAGTGAGTTGTTGAACTTGCTGCTCCTAGACAGTACCTCTGTGCTTAGTAACCAAAGTTCTTTGGAGAAATTGGACACGTTGGGCTTGCAGGGCCCTTTTTTCTCGATTATCAAGATTAAAGCTCCGCTTACTGTTGACGCTACGAACAAAAAATACAGTGCGCGGGACGGGCTTCTCCTACGCTATGCAGTGCTGAATATTGCCAAGGAGCTATTGGATCAGGAATGGAAATCCATCGCCTTTTATTCACCGGATGAAGAAATATCAGTCATTATTCAGTGGGATGAGCAGAGCTATGCGGAAACAGCTGCAGGTCAAATTAACAGGCTGGATATTCTGGGCCGCAGCCTCCATTTTAATATACATAAATATTTGCATGTCAATTGTGTCGTGGGCATTAGTCAGATTCTAAAAGGAATCTCATTCATGGATGTTCTTAACCGACAAGCCTCCAAAGCGATTCTATGGAACGAGGAGCACAGCGACTATTATGTGTTTTATTATGGGGATTTTAACTGGAACAACTATACGGCGGACCCCTCCGCTGAGGAACTGCATACCCGCAGCAACCTTATTGTACAGAAGGCCAAGGAATACATCGAGGAGAACTATACGCAAAAGGGATTGACGATCCATGAGGTGGCTAAGAAAAATCATGTAAGTCCCAACTATCTCAGCTACCTTTTCAAAAAAAATACCGGCTTCAATTTATGGGAATACGTAATCAAGCTTCGGATGGAAGAGAGCCGTGAGTTGATTTTGAATACAGATTTACGGAGGTACGAGATTTCGGAGAAGGTGGGCTATGAATCACCGGAGCATTTTAGCAAAATATTCAAAAAATATTACGGAATTAGCCCCAGTGATTTGAAGAAGTAA
- a CDS encoding cache domain-containing sensor histidine kinase, producing the protein MLSGLIKPLVKLNVKQQLLLLFLIMISPILILNSYGNMKAEQILKRHVTNAYVELNKQNFTIINRDIETVNKITSTVIQNPILQQINMTGNDPVLERVKRYENIEKLLASYSQEVERKDGIYYSLYIYDPQEYYFFAPNFPQLKKSGVYFFTKGEEPYWFKHAVEQKGRGYLMFVEKLSPQAENLKTLTYIRAVNNIYKGTGTIGVLVVTKMESKIGESLKNISLPDGEIYLTDSNNRVLASTSDVTGEIITLPEVIETEDPEGTVDVITSDFIYVVNNNHSLGQKLIYKIPVKALLQQQNEMKRVIQYITVAYALFGLIIITYFWRSLMTPLQKLAFFVRKYEPGNRVPETPRRGSNDEVSVLIGSTYDMARRLNSLITYKYQMELKQKESQLQLLYQQINPHLLYNTLESIYWKSSLEGNVESAVMIKELSKLMKISLSRGRELITLEEELEHASAYIKLQQLRYDYVFEVVWNIEADTKLNLIPKITLQPLIENAIIHGVKNMAEDGVIIISAFERDESIIITIEDNGYKPVDYETIGKLLNDEEPNTLSGYGIRNINQRIQLHFGPDYGMSYEQRDAGGTIVTVKLPTPEI; encoded by the coding sequence ATGTTGTCTGGGCTGATAAAGCCGCTTGTGAAGCTGAACGTAAAGCAGCAGCTTTTATTGCTGTTTCTGATTATGATTTCGCCAATATTGATACTGAACAGCTACGGAAATATGAAGGCCGAGCAAATTCTCAAGCGTCATGTAACCAACGCTTATGTGGAATTGAACAAACAGAACTTCACTATAATTAACAGGGATATTGAGACCGTCAACAAAATCACATCGACAGTTATCCAGAATCCTATTTTGCAGCAGATTAATATGACCGGAAATGATCCGGTTCTAGAGCGGGTAAAGAGATATGAGAATATAGAAAAGCTCTTGGCCAGCTACTCGCAGGAAGTGGAGCGAAAGGACGGCATTTATTATTCCCTCTATATCTATGACCCACAGGAGTACTACTTTTTCGCGCCTAATTTCCCTCAACTCAAAAAGTCAGGGGTTTATTTCTTTACCAAAGGAGAAGAGCCGTACTGGTTCAAACATGCAGTGGAGCAAAAAGGGCGCGGATACCTGATGTTCGTGGAGAAACTGAGTCCGCAGGCCGAGAACCTGAAGACACTTACGTATATTAGAGCTGTGAACAACATTTATAAGGGTACCGGAACGATCGGGGTGCTAGTGGTAACGAAAATGGAATCCAAAATCGGTGAATCGCTCAAAAACATCTCCTTGCCGGATGGAGAAATCTATCTGACGGACTCGAATAACCGTGTGCTGGCTTCCACTTCAGACGTGACAGGTGAGATCATTACTTTACCGGAGGTCATCGAGACGGAAGATCCTGAAGGTACAGTGGATGTAATTACCTCTGACTTTATTTATGTCGTCAATAATAACCATTCTCTTGGACAAAAACTCATCTATAAAATACCCGTCAAAGCACTATTGCAACAGCAGAACGAAATGAAAAGGGTTATTCAATATATAACCGTTGCTTATGCCTTGTTCGGACTTATTATTATCACCTATTTTTGGCGCTCACTCATGACACCGCTGCAAAAGCTTGCTTTTTTCGTCCGCAAATACGAACCTGGCAATCGGGTTCCTGAGACACCACGACGGGGGAGCAATGATGAAGTAAGTGTGCTGATTGGATCTACTTATGATATGGCCCGAAGACTAAACAGCTTAATCACTTATAAGTACCAAATGGAATTGAAGCAGAAGGAATCACAGCTGCAGCTGCTCTATCAGCAGATCAACCCCCATTTACTATATAACACGCTGGAAAGTATCTATTGGAAAAGCTCACTCGAAGGTAATGTCGAATCTGCCGTGATGATCAAGGAGCTTTCTAAGTTGATGAAAATCAGCCTGAGTCGTGGACGGGAGCTCATTACACTGGAGGAAGAGCTGGAACATGCCTCTGCGTATATCAAACTGCAGCAGCTTCGTTACGATTATGTCTTTGAGGTAGTCTGGAATATCGAGGCCGACACCAAGCTTAATCTCATTCCCAAAATCACCTTGCAGCCTCTTATAGAGAATGCAATTATCCATGGTGTGAAAAATATGGCGGAAGACGGAGTAATCATCATTAGTGCTTTCGAGCGGGACGAGAGTATTATCATTACTATTGAAGATAACGGGTATAAACCAGTGGATTATGAAACAATAGGTAAATTGTTAAATGATGAGGAGCCCAATACGCTTAGCGGATACGGCATCCGCAATATAAATCAGCGCATTCAACTGCATTTTGGGCCTGATTATGGAATGAGCTATGAGCAACGTGACGCGGGAGGGACTATAGTAACCGTTAAGCTCCCGACACCGGAAATTTAG
- the hmpA gene encoding NO-inducible flavohemoprotein: MLSEKTINTIKSTVPVLEVHGTAITTQFYQMLFTNHPELLNIFNHANQKQGRQQAALANTVYAAAQYIDRLEEILPVVKQIAHKHRSLGIQAEHYPIVGKYLLAAIKEVLGDAATDEILEAWAEAYGVIAGAFIGVEDQMYKQAENQTGGWADFRAFRVERKIQESNVITSFYLVPEDGQAIASFEPGQYISVKLDIPGENNTHIRQYSLSEAPGKSYYRISVKREDAILDRPAGKVSQYLHEQVKEGGTLLLSAPAGEFVLNREDKRPVVLISGGVGLTPMISMLNTLAETEPDRQVTFIHAAQNGLSHALRKEVELLTRENPLISASWCYEAPTAEDQEGDAYHKAGFIDLPWLQSKIPSKDAAFYFCGPLPFMKAVNSALKEWEVPASDIHFEFFGPAAALEG; this comes from the coding sequence ATGTTAAGTGAAAAAACAATCAACACGATTAAATCAACCGTACCTGTTCTAGAGGTCCACGGTACAGCTATCACAACACAATTCTATCAAATGCTATTTACGAATCATCCGGAGCTTTTGAACATTTTTAATCACGCGAACCAAAAGCAGGGCAGACAGCAGGCTGCATTGGCTAACACGGTCTATGCCGCAGCCCAATATATTGACCGTCTTGAGGAAATTCTACCGGTGGTGAAGCAGATTGCCCATAAGCATCGGAGTCTAGGCATTCAGGCAGAGCATTATCCAATCGTAGGGAAGTATCTTTTGGCAGCGATTAAAGAAGTACTCGGGGATGCAGCAACGGATGAGATCCTTGAGGCATGGGCTGAAGCCTATGGGGTGATCGCGGGGGCTTTTATCGGCGTTGAAGATCAAATGTATAAACAAGCTGAAAATCAAACGGGTGGTTGGGCTGATTTCAGAGCTTTCCGTGTAGAACGCAAGATCCAAGAGAGCAACGTAATTACCTCCTTTTATTTGGTTCCCGAGGATGGTCAAGCGATTGCCTCCTTCGAACCAGGACAGTATATCAGTGTAAAGCTCGATATCCCTGGAGAAAACAATACACATATCCGTCAATATAGCCTTTCCGAAGCACCCGGCAAATCCTATTACCGTATTTCAGTGAAGCGTGAAGATGCGATTCTGGATCGGCCGGCAGGAAAAGTATCTCAATATCTGCATGAGCAAGTGAAGGAAGGCGGGACCTTGTTGTTATCCGCTCCAGCGGGCGAATTTGTATTAAACCGCGAGGATAAGAGACCCGTTGTACTTATAAGCGGTGGAGTAGGATTAACACCAATGATTAGTATGCTGAACACTCTGGCGGAGACTGAACCGGATCGACAAGTTACTTTTATTCATGCAGCTCAGAACGGCCTGTCTCATGCACTTCGGAAAGAAGTCGAGCTGCTGACTCGTGAGAACCCTCTAATCTCAGCCTCCTGGTGCTACGAAGCTCCAACAGCGGAAGATCAAGAGGGGGATGCCTATCATAAAGCGGGCTTCATTGATCTTCCTTGGCTGCAAAGCAAGATCCCATCCAAAGATGCTGCGTTCTACTTCTGCGGACCTTTGCCTTTTATGAAGGCTGTGAACAGCGCGTTAAAAGAGTGGGAAGTCCCTGCAAGTGATATTCATTTTGAATTCTTTGGCCCGGCTGCGGCTTTAGAGGGCTAG
- a CDS encoding alpha/beta hydrolase, whose protein sequence is MLKNMLLLWPDGAPGAEGAMDEDCPAIEPFLVEGDRNAAVVICPGGGYGMRADHEGEPIARWLNTLGISAFVLRYRVAPYRYPHALQDAHRAIRTVRHHAEQFRVDKGRIGILGFSAGGHLASTAGVLFDMGNTEASDPIERQSSRPDLMILCYPVISMQDEYGHQGSKENLLGISPEAELVNLLSSELQVGADTPPVFLWHTADDDAVPVENSLIFAAALRRQGVPFDLHVYAHGYHGLGMAEEDEHVKGWTDACASWLRMNLYTRE, encoded by the coding sequence ATGTTGAAGAACATGCTGCTATTATGGCCAGATGGAGCTCCGGGAGCGGAGGGCGCTATGGATGAGGATTGTCCGGCTATTGAACCGTTTTTGGTAGAAGGGGATCGAAATGCTGCTGTAGTCATATGTCCGGGCGGCGGTTATGGGATGCGGGCAGATCATGAAGGAGAACCGATAGCGAGATGGTTGAACACGCTTGGCATTTCTGCATTTGTACTCCGTTACCGTGTAGCTCCATACCGTTATCCCCATGCCTTGCAGGATGCGCATCGGGCAATTCGGACGGTTCGACATCATGCCGAACAATTCCGGGTGGATAAAGGACGAATAGGGATATTGGGATTCTCTGCAGGGGGACATCTAGCGTCTACAGCCGGGGTGTTATTTGATATGGGGAACACTGAAGCAAGCGATCCGATAGAGCGCCAATCCAGCCGCCCTGATTTGATGATTCTGTGCTACCCTGTAATCTCGATGCAGGATGAATACGGACACCAGGGTTCAAAAGAAAACCTGCTGGGCATTTCTCCAGAAGCAGAGCTGGTAAATCTTCTAAGCAGTGAGCTTCAGGTGGGAGCAGATACTCCTCCTGTTTTCTTATGGCATACTGCCGATGATGATGCGGTTCCGGTTGAAAACAGTCTTATCTTTGCAGCTGCTTTAAGGCGTCAAGGTGTACCCTTTGATCTTCACGTATATGCTCATGGTTATCATGGGCTTGGAATGGCAGAAGAGGATGAACATGTAAAAGGTTGGACCGATGCATGTGCTTCCTGGCTTCGAATGAACCTCTATACTAGAGAATGA